Below is a window of Comamonadaceae bacterium M7527 DNA.
AGCACCAACGCCAAAAATACAACAATGAGCCATCTAAACATCAGCTGCTCACAAGGTGTGGGTTCGGTCAAACTGGGTAAAGCCCATGAGGCCGCCCGCATCATTCACGGCCTGGGTGTTGGCCGCAGCCACCAGCGCCAGCACTTTAAACAACTCGCCCATTTCGTGCTCGTGCACCAGTTTTAACGACTGGGCTTGCACCGCCGGTGTGACATGCGCCAGCTGCTCAACAAAACCGCAGTTGAGCAAAAAGCGTCCCTGGCTGGTGTAGCCCAATACGTCCAAGCCTGCGCCGCGCGCATCACCTTGCGCGGCCACGGCTGCGGCCGTGAAGTCCACGTGTACGGTGATGTCCTTGAGGCCCACGCCCACCAGGGGGTCTGGGTCACTGGTGTGTTGGTAGTGACACATCAGCGTGCCCATGTGGCGTTGCGGGTGGTAGTACTCGGCATGGGTGAAACCATAGTCCAGCAACAGGGCTGCACCGGTTTTTAAGCGCTCACCCAGGCTGCTCATCCATGCAGTCGCTTGCTGATGCCACTCCACCAGGTAGTCCAGGTGGGGTGGCACGTCAATGTCTGGGCGCAAGTCTGTGGGCCGGTCTTGCCACATGAGCTGCCACACTGGCGCGTCAGGGTTCAGGCTCACGCCGCGTTCCAGCCACTCACCCGCTTGTGTGTGCACCAGCAGCTTGGTTGGCATGGCATCCAGCACCTCGTTGCCCAACACCACGGCGTGCAACTCGTGTGGCCACTGCGTTGCCCACTGCAGGTCTACCTGACCCATAAACCGTTTTAGCCGCGCTTGCTGGCGTACCTTTAGCGGGGCTGACAACTCCACAATGACGTAGCGTTTCAAGGGTGCGCCATCGGCCAGCAAGGCCTCAATGAGTTGCTCTGCCAATGCGCCGGTGCCGCCGCCAAACTCCCACACCTCAGATACGCCGCACAACTGCATGGCCTGGGCCACTTGTTTGGCAACGGTAAGGCCAAACAAGGGGCTGAGCTCTGGCGCCGTTACAAAGTCTGAACCGTCAGCAGGCATCAGGCCTAGTTTGGTGCGCTCATTGGCGTAATAGCCCAGACCTGGCGCGTACAGCGCATCTGCCATAAAGGCGTCAAATGGCAACCAGCCAGCATGCGCCTCCAGGCGCTGGTTGATATACCCCTGCATGGCCTGTGGCGTGGCGGGTATTTCGGGGGAAGTCGGTACACTTGGGGTGTTCATGCGCGGTTTGTAGCTTGTCAACAGCCGACATTGTGCGCTACGCCCTGTAAGGGGCTGCTTTTACACATCCCATTTCCAAACATGCCATCCAACCCCGTCAAGCGCTTTGATGCCCAACTGCTGCCTCGCGTTGCCTTGGTTACGGGCGCGGGTACGCGCCTGGGGCGGGCCATTGCCCTTGCGTTGGCCCATGCCGGCTGGGACGTGGCGGTGCACTTTCGCAACTCTGAGCCACAGGCGCTGCAAACCGTAACCGACTGCCAGCAAGCCAGCCCCCATGGGCGCTTTAAAGCCTTTAGGGCAGACCTGGCCGACAGCCAGGCGTGCGCGCAACTGGCTGCTGATGTAAGCGCCCACTTCGGCGCTTGGGGCGCATTGGTCAACAGCGCGTCTGTGTTTGAGCACGACAGCGCCACCACCATCAACGCAGACAATGGCGCCCTTCATTGGCACACCAACACCATGGCGCCAGTCTTGCTCACGCAAGCTTTGTACGCCCACGCCACCAGCCGCCACGCGTGCGCGGTGGCGGTGAACATGCTGGATCAAAAGTTGTGGAACCTCAATCCAGACTTCTTCAGCTACACGCTGAGCAAGTCCGCACTAGAGACTGCCACCACCATGCTGGCCCAGGCTTTGGCGCCTGTCATGCGCGTGGTGGGCGTTGCACCTGGCCTCACGCTCACAAGCCATATGCTGTCTGACGAGCAGTTTCAAGCGCTGCACAAGTTGTCGCCGCTTGGCCAGTCCAGCACGCCCGAAGATGTGGTGGCCACTGTGCTGTTTGCCCTGGGCAATGCTTCTATAACCGGCACCACCTTGTTGGTTGACGGCGGCCAGCACTTGCAAGCGTTTGAGCGCGACTTCTCACTGATGACTTGATGCCACACACCTTATGACAACCACTACACAAACCACACATGCCGTGTCGGGCAACCAGATACTCACGCTGACGGGCCTGCGCTTTACCGCCAACCTGGGCATTTTGGAGCACGAAAAAACCTCGCCCCAGCCCATACAGGTAGACGCCGAGCTCAACCAGGGCAAGCAGCCTTTGCTGCCACAAGACGACGACATCAGCAATGTGCTGGACTACCGCAAGGTGCGCCAAATCATCATTGATGAGTGCACGGCTGAACACGTGAATTTGCTTGAAACCCTGATTGGGCGCCTCACGCACAGGCTGATGCAATTACCCGGCGTGCTGGGTGCGCGTGTGCGCATTGCCAAGCTGGAAATTTTTGACGACTGTGAAGTCGCTATCCGTATGCAAGGGGGCCAATGGTGAACACCACTGCCACAAACGAACAAGCCACTTTGTCTGATGCAGACAAAGCCCAGCAACGCGAAGACCACAAGCTGGAAAAGCGCCTGTGCCGCCAAATGGGCCAAGCCATTGTTGACTACAACATGATTGAGCACGGCGACCGTGTGATGGTGTGCATGTCTGGCGGCAAAGACAGCTACGCCATGCTGGACATTTTGCTAAAGCTCAAACAGCGCGCGCCCATCAGCTTTGACATTGTGGCCGTCAACCTTGACCAAAAGCAGCCGGGCTTTCCTGAGCATGTGCTGCCCGAGTACCTGGCCAGGCAAGGCGTTGAGTTTCACATTGAAAACCAAGACACCTACAGCGTGGTGACCAGCAAAATTGCGCCTGGCAAAACCATGTGCAGCTTGTGCAGCCGTTTGCGCCGTGGCATTTTGTACCGGGTGGCAGGCGAATTGAAGTGCAACAAGGTGGCACTGGGCCACCACCGCAACGACATTTTGCAAACGCTGCTGCTCAATATGTTCTTTGGCTCACGCCTCAAGGGCATGCCCGCCAAGCTCATCAGCGACAGTGGCCAGCACACCGTGATTCGCCCGCTGGCCTACGTGGCCGAAGACGACTTGGAGCGTTGGGCACAGATTCGACAATTCCCCATCATCCCGTGCACGCTGTGCGGCAGCCAGGACAATTTGCAGCGCGTGCAGGTGGGCAACATGCTCAAAGACTGGGAAAAGCGTTTTCCTGGCCGCGTGGAAAACATGTTTACCGCGCTGCAAAACGTGGTGCCCAGCCACTTGATGGATACGACGCTATACCCATTCAAGGACATCAAGGCTACAGGCGTGCCAGATGAAAACGGCGATAAGGCCTTTGACGCCGAGCCGCTGCCGCCCATGGCCGATCTGCCGCCTTTGCCCAAAGGCAGCGGCGACGCCGCCAAACAGTGGAAGTCACTGGCCAACATCAAGGTGGTGTAGGCATGACCAAGCGCTGGCTTCAACTGTTATCGGCGCTGCTGCTGGCAAGTGCCATGACCGCCTGCGGCATGCCGCGTTTGGTAGACACAGAGGTCAGCACGTTTAACGCCGCAGCCACTGAGGCACAACTGCGCAGCGCCAAGCTTTACTGGCTGGAGCGCCTGCCATCGCAAACATCAGAAAAAGACCAGCGCATGGCAGCCATGGCCAGGACGGCCTTGCAAGGTGCAGGCTTGCAAGAGGCGCCCTCGCGCATGTCGGCCGAGCTGTTGGTCACACTCACCACCAACCAGGCCAAGCAAGACCACGCCCCGTTTGAAGCCCCGCCCGTGCGCACCGGCTTTTGGTTTGGTACGGCAGGCTCTGGCATTACGTTCAGGTTTGGAGAACCCGCCACCAGCAGCTGGTACCAACGCAGCTTGCATTGGGTGTTTAGAAACCGCGCAGGCGATGTGTTGCAGGAAATCAAGGGCGTGCACGACGCGCGCTGGTCTGACGACGACACGGTGTGGCAAGCCATGCTCAACGCTTCGCTGACAGACTTCCCCAACGGCACTGACGCACCCCGCGTGATTAAAACCGACATACCCAGATAAGCAGCCGCCATGCAAGCCACCCGCATTATTGCCGTGCGCCACGGCGAGACCGACTGGAACGCCGCCACACGCATACAGGGACACACAGACATTGCGCTCAACGCCACAGGCCAGGCGCAAGCCCGCCAACTGGGCTTGGCCTTGGCCCATGACGACATTGACGCGGTGTACGCCAGCGACTTATCGCGCGCAGCCCATACCGCTGAGGCCATTGCCACGCATCACAACCTGCCTGTGCAGTTGCACCAGGGCTTGCGCGAACGCCACTTTGGTCACTTTGAAGGTCTCACCTGGGCCGAGATTGAAGCCAAGCACCCAATAGACGCCAAACGCTGGCGCGACCGCGAACCGGGCTTTGCACCTGCAGGCGGTGAGAGCCTGGATGTATTGAAAGATCGGGTGCAGCAAACACTCAACGACATTGCCGCCAAACACATGGGCCAGCATATTGTGTTGGCCGCACACGGTGGCATCATGGACCAGCTGTACCGCTTGGCCACCAACCTGGACTTGCACACCAAACGCAGCTGGCACTTGGGCAATTGCGCCGTCAACCGCTTGCTGTGGACGCCTGGCTCCATGAGCCTGGTTATTTGGGGCGACACCAGTCATCTGCCCTCAGCCGCGTGACCGTGGCCATCTGACCGCAGCCGCAGCGCCCACCACGGTGTACATCACGGCCTGCAACTGCGCGCCAAGCTGACAACTACAAGCTGACAGTGGCCGACTGCGGCAGACACTGCAGCCAGTAGTCATCGACTTCGGCCAAGTCTTGTTTGGACAACTGGTCCAGGTGCTCCCAGTAGCGGCCTGATTCGATGAAGTAGTTGAAACGCTGCTCTGCCTGGTGAGCCACGCCCACTTTCAAGAGGTCAAAGCTGGTTTTCAAATCGGCGCACTTTTGCCGCAACTGCTGGTCTGTCAAGGCAACAATGTCGGCCAGTGTTGCCCTGGGAAAGGTCAGTCTGGATTGTTCGCCTTCAGACAAATTGAGGCACATGCACCCGCCTTTAAGCGCCGACACATGCAAGCGGTTGGCCTTGGCTTCTAACGACTGCAGCGTCACATCGTCTCGCAAGGGGTCAGCCATGCCTTGGCCATAAAAGTGCGTTTGCGAACCGTCTACGGGGTACACCATGTCGCAGCCCACGAAAGCCAGCACATCCGGCTTTAGCGCGCCCAGCGCCCAGTACGCCGCGGTAAACGCCATGGTGCCGCCCGCATATACAAAACCGCCATATTGGTTTTGTATGGGCACATAGTCAGCAGCCGTAACCACTGTTTGTTGCGGGCTTGCGCCAGGTGGCGCGTTTTCTGGCGGGAAGTCTTCGGGGTAAATGAGGTAGTCCCAGTCGCTGCGAATTCGCCACGCGTTGTTAATGGCAACAATTTGCGCCGACCCCTTTGGCCAGTCTTTAGCAACCACCGCATCTGGTGCGCTGCCTAAAACGATGACAACCTTAGGCAAAGCAATAAGACCTGTTCATGGCGAAATTATATGCATTTCAAGTCCTGCGCAGCAGGCTCAAGCAACGCTACCAGGCCACAACGCGCAAGCCTAAGCGTCGCCCAACAAGTCACCTGTTTTGTCGGCGGGCGCCGTCACACCCAAATGACGGTAAGCGGCCAGCGTGGCGATACGCCCGCGCGGTGTGCGCTGCAGGTAGCCTTGCTGAATGAGGTAGGGCTCAATCACGTCTTCAATGGTGTCGCGCTCTTCACCAATGCTGGCCGCAATGTTGTCAAGGCCCACTGGGCCACCGTCAAAGCGGTGTATCACCGCCTCCAGCAACTTGCGGTCCATGATGTCAAAGCCCTGCGGGTCAACATCCAGCATGACCAGGGCTTTGTTGGCAATGTCCAGGGTAATGCGCCCGCTGCCTTTTACCTGTGCGTAGTCACGCACACGGCGCAGCAAGCGGTTGGCGATACGCGGTGTGCCGCGTGAGCGCTTGGCAATCTCGAAGCCACCTTCTGCATCCATGGGGACATCCAGTAGCTTGGCGCTGCGCGTGACAATGCTGGACAGCTCTTTAGAGGTGTAAAACTCCAAGCGCGCCACAATGCCAAAGCGGTCGCGCAGCGGGTTGGTCAGCATGCCCGCGCGGGTGGTGGCTCCCACCAGGGTAAACGGCTGCAAGTCCAGCTTGATAGAGCGTGCCGCCGGGCCTTCGCCAATCATGATGTCGATTTGGTAGTCTTCCAGCGCGGGGTACAAAATCTCCTCCACCACTGGCGACAAGCGGTGAATCTCGTCAATAAACAAGACGTCATTGGGCTCCAGGTTGGTGAGCAGGGCTGCCAGGTCTTTGGGCTTTTCAAGCACGGGGCCACTGGTTTGGCGCAGGTTCACGCCCAACTCGTTGGCAATGATGTGCGACAGCGTGGTCTTGCCCAAGCCGGGTGGGCCAAACAACAGCACGTGGTCTAGCGCTTCTTCGCGTTTTTTGGCCGCACCAATAAATATCTCAAGCTGCTCGCGTGCTTTGGCTTGCCCCACGTAGTCAGCCAGGACCTTGGGGCGCAGGGCGCGCTCCATGGCCTCTTCGGTATTGGAGGTGGGCGCGGCAGACACCACGCGCTGGGGCGCAGGTGCAAAGTCGTCGGTTTGAATGCTCATAGGGGCTTAGTTTATTTGGCGAGGGCTTTGAGTGCCATTTTGATGCCATCCGACACGCCAATATCCACGGGCATGGCCTTTAGCGCGGCACCTGCGTCCTTGTCGCTGTAGCCCAGGGCCAGCAGGGCTTGCAGTATGTCGCCTTGGGTGTCGTTGACTATGTTCACGCCCGTGCTCACGCTGTCGCCCAGCTTGCCCTTTAGCTCCAGCAACAAGCGCTCAGCGGTCTTTTTGCCAATGCCTGGTACTTTCACAATGCGCGCCGTGTCTTGGCTGGCCACGGTGTTGACGAGGTCGGTCACGCCCATGCCTGAGAGCACAGCCAAAGCCATGCGCGGGCCTACGCCAGATATCTTGATGAGCTGCCTGAACGCATGGCGCTCGGCTTGCGTGGCAAAGCCATACAGCAACTGCGCGTCTTCGCGCACCACAAAGTGTGTGAGCAAGGCAATTGGCTGCCCCACATCGCCCAGGTTGTAAAACGTGCTCATGGGCACGTCTACCTCGTAGCCTACGCCGTGGCAATCCACCACAACTTGGGGTGGGTTTTTCTCCAGCAAGGTGCCGCTTAATTTGCCTATCATTGGGGTTCCTAGTTTGGCCGCATGCAGCGGCAACTTTAAAGCCTACCCTTGGATTATCCGTTTGATTCTTAAGCACACCTTCAGCCCGCCCGATAACGACCGCATGGCCCACTTGTGTGGCCCTATGGACAGCCATTTGCGCACCATAGAAAACGGTTTGCACGTCAAGATTGCCCACCGCTTTGAGCAGTTCAAGGTAGATGGCACCAAGGCCAGGGCAGAGCAAGCCATGAACGTGCTGCAAGCCTTGTACGAAATGGCGAGACGCCCCATACCACCAGAGCAAGTGCAGCTGATGCTCACGGGTGACACCAGTCTTGAAGGCAGCAGCCACGACTTGAGCGTGCAAACCCGCCGCGGCGAGCTCAAGGCGCGCACAGCCAACCAGGCCGCCTACCTCAACCAAATCAATACCCATGACATCACTTTTGGTATTGGCCCAGCTGGCACGGGCAAAACCTACCTGGCCGTGGCCTGCGCCGTTGATGCGCTAGAGCGCAGCGCGGTGCAGCGCATTGTGCTCACGCGCCCAGCGGTTGAGGCTGGTGAAAAACTGGGCTTTTTGCCCGGCGACCTGGGCCAAAAGGTAGACCCCTACTTGCGCCCGCTGTACGACGCCTTGTACGACCTCATGGGCTTTGAGAAGGTACAAAAAGCGTTTGAACGCCAACAAATCGAAATTGCGCCGCTGGCTTTTATGCGTGGGCGCACACTAAACCACGCGTTTGTGATTTTGGACGAGGGCCAAAACACCACCCCAGAGCAAATGAAGATGTTTTTAACGCGCATTGGCTTTGGGTCCAAGGCTGTTATTACAGGCGATGTCAGCCAAATTGACTTGCCCAAAACCCAAACCAGCGGCCTGATTGACGCTGAACGGGTATTGCGTCGCACCCCTGGCATTGCGATGACGCGCCTGACCAGCGTGGACGTGGTGCGCCACCCACTGGTGGCCCGCATAGTGGATGCCTACGACGCACGCAACACCCGTGGCGATGAGGTACCGCCTCCTGCCAAAACCACCTCCCGCAAAAGAGCCACACCATGAGCTTGCCCGCCCTTAGCCTGTCCTTGCAGTTTGGTGCGTTTGAAAACCCACGCCAGCTAGCAGCCCATAGAGCTGAATTGAAGCGCCACTTTGTCACCCGCTGCTTGCGACACGCCTTGGCGGCCAACGGCGAACTCACCGTGCGCGTGGTGGATGTAGACGAGGCGCAAATGCTCAACAACGCCTACCGTCAAAAAGACTACGCCACCAACGTACTCACTTTTGACTATGCCACCGAGCCCGTGGTGCACGCCGACTTGGTGTTGTGCGCACAGGTGATAGAGCGCGAGGCCAACGAACAACGCAAGCCACTGGCCGCCCACTACGCCCACATGCTGGTGCACGGCTGCTTGCACGCCCAAGGCTGGGACCACGAAACCTCACAGGCCGATGCCGATGAGATGGAGGCCCACGAGATTGCGATACTGGCCAGACTTGGGTTTGCTAGCCCCTACTAGCTAGTCAATGTCCAAGGGAATCGTTATGGGCCCGTCGTTCACCAGTTGCACTTGCATCTCGGTGGCGAAACGGCCTGTTGCAACCACAGGGTGCAGGGCCTTGGCGCGTTGCACCAGGTAGTCAAACAGGACTTTGGCTTGCTCAGGCGGTGCGCTGGCGGCAAAGCTGGGCCGGTTGCCTTTACGGGTGTCGGCGCTCAACGTGAACTGGCTGACCAGTAGCAAGCCACCCACCTTGCCTGCGCCGTCTGTATTGGGTAATGCATGGTCCAGCTTGCCGTGCGCGTTGGCAAACACGCGCAGCTTTAGCAGCTTGTCCAGCAGTTTGTCAGCGCTTGCCTGGGTGTCGCCAGGCATGGCGCACACCAACACCAACAAACCCGTCTCAATGCGCCCCACAACATCACCGTCCACGGTGACGTGTGCGCTGGCGACACGCTGCACGATGGCTTTCATGACTCGGGGTGGCTGATGTGGGTGTAGGTTTCCACATCACTGGGCAGCAGCTGAATGGTGGGCAGCAAACCTGGTACGGCGTGCACCAGCGCGCGCTCTACATCGCCACGCAAAGCTGCAGCCCGGCCCAGCGTCCAGTTGGCGGGCATGTGCATGTGCATGTCTACAAAGCTGCGCGGTCCCGCCTGGCGTGTGGTGACGTGGTCAAAGCGAATAATGTCTGTGGTGTCAGGGCTTTGGGCAAAGTCAGCCAGCACGGCGTCAATCTGCGCTTGCACGTCTTGTGGCACAGCCACATCCATCAGCGCCAGTGACGACTTCCAAACCAGCTTGCCACCCTCTCGCAAAATGTTGAGTGCCACCGCAATAGCCACCACCACATCCAGCCACATCCAGCCAGTGGCCACGACCAACAACAAGCCAATGACAACACCGACAGACGTCCAGACATCGGTGAGCAAGTGTTTGGCGTCGCCTTCTAACGCCGCAGACCGGTACAGCTTGGCCGACTGCAACATCACATACGCCAACGCACCATTGAGCACAGAGCTGGCAACCGACAGCATGATGCCTGTGTCGATTTGCACCAAAGGCTCAAGATTCAACCAACGGTAGGTTGCTGAAAAAATAATGCCAAGCGCAGCACCAATAATCATAATACCTTCAAAGCCAGCTGAAAAGTACTCGGCCTTGTAGTGACCATAAGGGTGTGCGTCATTGGCGGGGCGCGCCGCAACAGTAACCATTTGCAATGCAAACATGGCACTGGCCAGGTTCACAAATGACTCCAAGGCATCGGACAACAGTGCCACAGACCCTGTGAGCCACCACGCAAGCATCTTGAGCGCGATGGTCGCCAACGCCACCACGACGGACAGGCGCAGCAGGTTTCTGGGAGATCGCCAACTGGGCGTAGCTGCTCTCATGACTGGCCTTAGTTGCCCAGCGTCACACGCGCAAATTTGCGCTTGCCCACTTGCACCACGTAGGTGCCGGCTTCAAGCTTCAAGCCTTTGTCGCTGACCACACTTGAGTCAACGCGCACACCACCACCCTCAATCAAACGCCCCGCCTCTGACGAGGATGGTGCCAAGCCGGCGGCTTTTAACAAGGCGCCAACACCCATGGGCGCACCACTCAACGCCACTGCTGGAATCTCGTCGGGGATACCGCCTTTGCTGCGGTTGATGAAATCTTGTCGGCTGCATCTGCCGCAGCGGCAGAATGAAAGCGCGCTGTTATTTCTTTGGCCAACATCACCTTGGCCACTTTGGGGTTGAGCCCGGCTTGCACTTGCGCGCGCAAGTCGGCTATCTCGGATTCCGACTTGAAGCTGAGCAACACGTACCAGCGCCACATCAAGTCATCGCTGATGGACAACACTTTCGCGTACATGGTGTTGGCGTCTTCGGTGATGCCTATGTAGTTGTGTTTGCTCTTGGACATTTTGTCCACGCCGTCCAAGCCCTCCAGTAGTGGCATGGTCAAAATGCATTGCGGCTCTTGGCCGTACTCCTGCTGCAAATGGCGGCCCATCAACAGGTTGAACTTTTGGTCTGTGCCGCCCAGCTCAAGGTCGGCCTTCAGGGCCACGCTGTCATAGCCTTGCATCAGCGGGTACAAAAACTCATGCACGCTAATGCTTTGCCCGCCATGAAAGCGCTTGTGGAAATCGTCACGCTCCATCATGCGCGCAACCGTGTATTTGGCTGACAGCTCAATCATGCCGCGCGCGCCCAGCGGCTCGCTCCACTCGCTGTTGTAGCGAATCTCGGTTTTGGACTCGTCCAACACCATGGCGGCCTGGTTGTAGTAAGTCTTGGCGTTTTCCAAAATTTGCTCTTTGGTCAGCGGCGGACGCGTGCTGTTACGCCCAGACGGGTCACCGATCAGGCTTGTGAAGTCGCCAATCAGGAAAATGACTTGATGCCCCAGGTCTTGCAACTGGCGCATCTTGTTCAGCACCACCGTG
It encodes the following:
- a CDS encoding SAM-dependent methyltransferase, with protein sequence MNTPSVPTSPEIPATPQAMQGYINQRLEAHAGWLPFDAFMADALYAPGLGYYANERTKLGLMPADGSDFVTAPELSPLFGLTVAKQVAQAMQLCGVSEVWEFGGGTGALAEQLIEALLADGAPLKRYVIVELSAPLKVRQQARLKRFMGQVDLQWATQWPHELHAVVLGNEVLDAMPTKLLVHTQAGEWLERGVSLNPDAPVWQLMWQDRPTDLRPDIDVPPHLDYLVEWHQQATAWMSSLGERLKTGAALLLDYGFTHAEYYHPQRHMGTLMCHYQHTSDPDPLVGVGLKDITVHVDFTAAAVAAQGDARGAGLDVLGYTSQGRFLLNCGFVEQLAHVTPAVQAQSLKLVHEHEMGELFKVLALVAAANTQAVNDAGGLMGFTQFDRTHTL
- a CDS encoding SDR family oxidoreductase, whose product is MPSNPVKRFDAQLLPRVALVTGAGTRLGRAIALALAHAGWDVAVHFRNSEPQALQTVTDCQQASPHGRFKAFRADLADSQACAQLAADVSAHFGAWGALVNSASVFEHDSATTINADNGALHWHTNTMAPVLLTQALYAHATSRHACAVAVNMLDQKLWNLNPDFFSYTLSKSALETATTMLAQALAPVMRVVGVAPGLTLTSHMLSDEQFQALHKLSPLGQSSTPEDVVATVLFALGNASITGTTLLVDGGQHLQAFERDFSLMT
- a CDS encoding dihydroneopterin aldolase, which gives rise to MTTTTQTTHAVSGNQILTLTGLRFTANLGILEHEKTSPQPIQVDAELNQGKQPLLPQDDDISNVLDYRKVRQIIIDECTAEHVNLLETLIGRLTHRLMQLPGVLGARVRIAKLEIFDDCEVAIRMQGGQW
- the ttcA gene encoding tRNA 2-thiocytidine(32) synthetase TtcA, translated to MVNTTATNEQATLSDADKAQQREDHKLEKRLCRQMGQAIVDYNMIEHGDRVMVCMSGGKDSYAMLDILLKLKQRAPISFDIVAVNLDQKQPGFPEHVLPEYLARQGVEFHIENQDTYSVVTSKIAPGKTMCSLCSRLRRGILYRVAGELKCNKVALGHHRNDILQTLLLNMFFGSRLKGMPAKLISDSGQHTVIRPLAYVAEDDLERWAQIRQFPIIPCTLCGSQDNLQRVQVGNMLKDWEKRFPGRVENMFTALQNVVPSHLMDTTLYPFKDIKATGVPDENGDKAFDAEPLPPMADLPPLPKGSGDAAKQWKSLANIKVV
- a CDS encoding histidine phosphatase family protein; protein product: MQATRIIAVRHGETDWNAATRIQGHTDIALNATGQAQARQLGLALAHDDIDAVYASDLSRAAHTAEAIATHHNLPVQLHQGLRERHFGHFEGLTWAEIEAKHPIDAKRWRDREPGFAPAGGESLDVLKDRVQQTLNDIAAKHMGQHIVLAAHGGIMDQLYRLATNLDLHTKRSWHLGNCAVNRLLWTPGSMSLVIWGDTSHLPSAA
- the ruvB gene encoding Holliday junction branch migration DNA helicase RuvB — protein: MSIQTDDFAPAPQRVVSAAPTSNTEEAMERALRPKVLADYVGQAKAREQLEIFIGAAKKREEALDHVLLFGPPGLGKTTLSHIIANELGVNLRQTSGPVLEKPKDLAALLTNLEPNDVLFIDEIHRLSPVVEEILYPALEDYQIDIMIGEGPAARSIKLDLQPFTLVGATTRAGMLTNPLRDRFGIVARLEFYTSKELSSIVTRSAKLLDVPMDAEGGFEIAKRSRGTPRIANRLLRRVRDYAQVKGSGRITLDIANKALVMLDVDPQGFDIMDRKLLEAVIHRFDGGPVGLDNIAASIGEERDTIEDVIEPYLIQQGYLQRTPRGRIATLAAYRHLGVTAPADKTGDLLGDA
- the ruvA gene encoding Holliday junction branch migration protein RuvA, with the translated sequence MIGKLSGTLLEKNPPQVVVDCHGVGYEVDVPMSTFYNLGDVGQPIALLTHFVVREDAQLLYGFATQAERHAFRQLIKISGVGPRMALAVLSGMGVTDLVNTVASQDTARIVKVPGIGKKTAERLLLELKGKLGDSVSTGVNIVNDTQGDILQALLALGYSDKDAGAALKAMPVDIGVSDGIKMALKALAK
- a CDS encoding PhoH family protein; the protein is MILKHTFSPPDNDRMAHLCGPMDSHLRTIENGLHVKIAHRFEQFKVDGTKARAEQAMNVLQALYEMARRPIPPEQVQLMLTGDTSLEGSSHDLSVQTRRGELKARTANQAAYLNQINTHDITFGIGPAGTGKTYLAVACAVDALERSAVQRIVLTRPAVEAGEKLGFLPGDLGQKVDPYLRPLYDALYDLMGFEKVQKAFERQQIEIAPLAFMRGRTLNHAFVILDEGQNTTPEQMKMFLTRIGFGSKAVITGDVSQIDLPKTQTSGLIDAERVLRRTPGIAMTRLTSVDVVRHPLVARIVDAYDARNTRGDEVPPPAKTTSRKRATP
- the ybeY gene encoding rRNA maturation RNase YbeY; amino-acid sequence: MSLPALSLSLQFGAFENPRQLAAHRAELKRHFVTRCLRHALAANGELTVRVVDVDEAQMLNNAYRQKDYATNVLTFDYATEPVVHADLVLCAQVIEREANEQRKPLAAHYAHMLVHGCLHAQGWDHETSQADADEMEAHEIAILARLGFASPY
- the dtd gene encoding D-tyrosyl-tRNA(Tyr) deacylase; translated protein: MKAIVQRVASAHVTVDGDVVGRIETGLLVLVCAMPGDTQASADKLLDKLLKLRVFANAHGKLDHALPNTDGAGKVGGLLLVSQFTLSADTRKGNRPSFAASAPPEQAKVLFDYLVQRAKALHPVVATGRFATEMQVQLVNDGPITIPLDID
- a CDS encoding cation diffusion facilitator family transporter, which gives rise to MRAATPSWRSPRNLLRLSVVVALATIALKMLAWWLTGSVALLSDALESFVNLASAMFALQMVTVAARPANDAHPYGHYKAEYFSAGFEGIMIIGAALGIIFSATYRWLNLEPLVQIDTGIMLSVASSVLNGALAYVMLQSAKLYRSAALEGDAKHLLTDVWTSVGVVIGLLLVVATGWMWLDVVVAIAVALNILREGGKLVWKSSLALMDVAVPQDVQAQIDAVLADFAQSPDTTDIIRFDHVTTRQAGPRSFVDMHMHMPANWTLGRAAALRGDVERALVHAVPGLLPTIQLLPSDVETYTHISHPES